The Vicia villosa cultivar HV-30 ecotype Madison, WI linkage group LG1, Vvil1.0, whole genome shotgun sequence genome includes a region encoding these proteins:
- the LOC131660952 gene encoding uncharacterized protein LOC131660952: protein MAGNNNNRTPDPFQLDPLIHAATVDGQNRHRREGQQPTADGQGRPRHKISQPNRNEQAQVQNHRNEQAQNNRNEQTLNNRNELAQVQNNEADSRDGQPASSFTHTSQRQETQYEDDQEQVDVPEDVDPTAILLLAALKKTNRLIQQQSERVDRLERKRRSQSPPRRHYRPCSSSSSRSPPRRYRRRSPSSSRSPPKRYRRQRSYSRSPRRKIRKNQKPEVAETGSLSPEQDHRGPAKTMVKAREHYPPEENRKASGKPQVKPRRKHSNRGRHLTSPGPSDEEDFCNPLSMEI from the coding sequence ATGGCCGGCAACAACAACAACCGAACTCCTGATCCCTTCCAACTCGATCCCCTCATTCACGCTGCCACAGTTGACGGGCAGAATCGACACCGACGGGAAGGACAACAGCCCACTGCTGACGGGCAAGGGAGGCCAAGGCACAAAATCTCCCAACCCAACAGGAATGAGCAAGCTCAAGTCCAGAACCACCGGAACGAGCAAGCTCAAAACAACAGGAACGAGCAAACTCTAAATAACAGGAACGAGCTAGCTCAAGTCCAGAACAATGAAGCTGACTCTAGAGACGGGCAACCCGCCTCTTCCTTCACTCATACCTCCCAGAGGCAAGAGACCCAGTACGAGGATGACCAAGAGCAAGTCGATGTCCCCGAGGATGTAGACCCCACAGCCATCCTTTTACTCGCGGCCCTCAAAAAGACCAACCGCCTCATCCAGCAACAAAGTGAGCGAGTTGACAGGCTAGAAAGGAAGCGACGATCACAATCTCCCCCGCGAAGGCATTATCGACCGTGTTCCTCCTCGTCCTCTCGCTCCCCACCAAGGAGGTATCGCCGACGTTCACCCTCATCTTCACGCTCTCCGCCCAAGAGGTACCGTCGCCAAAGGTCCTACTCGCGCTCCCCTCGGCGAAAGATCAGGAAGAACCAGAAACCCGAGGTGGCAGAAACTGGAAGCCTCTCCCCCGAACAAGATCATCGGGGCCCCGCCAAGACCATGGTGAAAGCCCGCGAACATTACCCTCCCGAGGAAAATCGCAAGGCTTCTGGAAAACCACAAGTAAAACCTCGGCGAAAACACAGCAACCGCGGAAGGCACTTAACTTCCCCCGGACCAAGCGACGAGGAAGACTTCTGCAACCCTTTGTCAATGGAGATCTGA